From a region of the Pongo abelii isolate AG06213 chromosome 9, NHGRI_mPonAbe1-v2.0_pri, whole genome shotgun sequence genome:
- the PRCP gene encoding lysosomal Pro-X carboxypeptidase isoform X3 yields the protein MWDVAEELKAMLVFAEHRYYGESLPFGDNSFKDSRHLNFLTSEQALADFAELIKHLKRTIPGAENQPVIAIGGSYGGMLAAWFRMKYPHMVVGALAASAPIWQFEDLVPCGVFMKIVTTDFRKSGPHCSESIRRSWDAINRLSNTGSGLQWLTGALHLCSPLTSQDIQHLKDWISETWVNLAMVDYPYASNFLQPLPAWPIKVVCQYLKNPNVSDSLLLQNIFQALNVYYNYSGQVKCLNISETATSSLGTLGWSYQACTEVVMPFCTNGVDDMFEPHSWNLKELSDDCFQQWGVRPRPSWITTMYGGKNISSHANIVFSNGELDPWSGGGVTKDITDTLVAVTISEGAHHLDLRTKNALDPMSVLLARSLEVRHMKNWIRDFYDSAGKQH from the exons ATGTGGGATGTGGCTGAGGAACTGAAAGCTATGTTGGTGTTTGCTGAACATCGATACTATGGAGAGTCTCTCCCCTTTGGTGACAACTCATTCAAG gaTTCCAGACACTTGAATTTTCTGACATCAGAACAAGCTCTGGCTGATTTTGCAGAGTTAATCAAACACTTGAAAAGAACAATCCCAGGAGCTGAAAATCAACCTGTCATTGCCATAGGAGGCTCCTATGGTGGCATGCTTGCAGCCTGGTTTAGGATGAAATATCCTCATATGGTAGTTGG AGCTCTTGCAGCTTCTGCCCCTATCTGGCAGTTTGAGGATTTAGTACCTTGTGGTGTATTTATGAAGATTGTAACTACAGATTTTAGGAAAAGTGGTCCACATTGTTCAGAGAGCATCCGCAGGTCCTGGGATGCCATTAATCGACTGTCAAATACTG GCAGTGGTTTGCAGTGGCTTACTGGAGCCCTTCACTTATGCAGCCCATTAACTTCTCAGGACATCCAACATTTGAAAGACTGGAtctctgaaacctgggtgaatcTGGCAATGGTGGACTATCCTTATGCATCTAACTTTTTACAGCCTTTGCCTGCTTGGCCTATCAAG GTAGTGTGCCAGTATTTGAAAAATCCCAATGTATCTGATTCACTGCTGCTGCAGAATATTTTCCAAGCTCTGAATGTATATTACAATTATTCGGGCCAGGTGAAATGCCTGAATATTTCAGAGACAGCAACTAGCAGTCTGGGAACACTGGGTTGGAGCTATCAG GCCTGCACAGAAGTAGTCATGCCCTTTTGTACTAATGGTGTCGATGACATGTTTGAACCTCACTCATGGAACTTAAAGGAACTTTCTGATGACTGTTTTCAACAGTGGGGTGTGAGACCAAGGCCCTCCTGGATCACTACTATGTATGGAGGCAAAAACATCAGCTCACACGCAAACATTGTTTTCAG CAATGGTGAACTAGACCCCTGGTCAGGAGGTGGAGTAACTAAGGATATCACAGACACTCTGGTTGCAGTCACCATCTCAGAGGGGGCCCACCACTTAGATCTCCGCACCAAGAATGCCTTAGATCCTATGTCTGTGCTGTTAGCCCGCTCCTTGGAAGTTAGACATATGAAGAATTGGATCAGAGATTTCTATGACAGTGCAGGAAAGCAGCACTGA
- the PRCP gene encoding lysosomal Pro-X carboxypeptidase isoform X1 yields the protein MWTQGDLCNGWVVRATQFWGDPRTEYHREWLGSMMEVDHFGFNTVKTFNQRYLVADKYWKKNGGSILFYTGNEGDIIWFCNNTGFMWDVAEELKAMLVFAEHRYYGESLPFGDNSFKDSRHLNFLTSEQALADFAELIKHLKRTIPGAENQPVIAIGGSYGGMLAAWFRMKYPHMVVGALAASAPIWQFEDLVPCGVFMKIVTTDFRKSGPHCSESIRRSWDAINRLSNTGSGLQWLTGALHLCSPLTSQDIQHLKDWISETWVNLAMVDYPYASNFLQPLPAWPIKVVCQYLKNPNVSDSLLLQNIFQALNVYYNYSGQVKCLNISETATSSLGTLGWSYQACTEVVMPFCTNGVDDMFEPHSWNLKELSDDCFQQWGVRPRPSWITTMYGGKNISSHANIVFSNGELDPWSGGGVTKDITDTLVAVTISEGAHHLDLRTKNALDPMSVLLARSLEVRHMKNWIRDFYDSAGKQH from the exons GTTGATCATTTTGGATTTAATACTGTGAAAACTTTTAATCAGCGGTACCTAGTAGCTGATAAATACTGGAAGAAAAATGGTGGATCAATACTTTTCTACACTGGTAATGAAGGGGACATTATCTGGTTTTGTAATAACACG GGGTTCATGTGGGATGTGGCTGAGGAACTGAAAGCTATGTTGGTGTTTGCTGAACATCGATACTATGGAGAGTCTCTCCCCTTTGGTGACAACTCATTCAAG gaTTCCAGACACTTGAATTTTCTGACATCAGAACAAGCTCTGGCTGATTTTGCAGAGTTAATCAAACACTTGAAAAGAACAATCCCAGGAGCTGAAAATCAACCTGTCATTGCCATAGGAGGCTCCTATGGTGGCATGCTTGCAGCCTGGTTTAGGATGAAATATCCTCATATGGTAGTTGG AGCTCTTGCAGCTTCTGCCCCTATCTGGCAGTTTGAGGATTTAGTACCTTGTGGTGTATTTATGAAGATTGTAACTACAGATTTTAGGAAAAGTGGTCCACATTGTTCAGAGAGCATCCGCAGGTCCTGGGATGCCATTAATCGACTGTCAAATACTG GCAGTGGTTTGCAGTGGCTTACTGGAGCCCTTCACTTATGCAGCCCATTAACTTCTCAGGACATCCAACATTTGAAAGACTGGAtctctgaaacctgggtgaatcTGGCAATGGTGGACTATCCTTATGCATCTAACTTTTTACAGCCTTTGCCTGCTTGGCCTATCAAG GTAGTGTGCCAGTATTTGAAAAATCCCAATGTATCTGATTCACTGCTGCTGCAGAATATTTTCCAAGCTCTGAATGTATATTACAATTATTCGGGCCAGGTGAAATGCCTGAATATTTCAGAGACAGCAACTAGCAGTCTGGGAACACTGGGTTGGAGCTATCAG GCCTGCACAGAAGTAGTCATGCCCTTTTGTACTAATGGTGTCGATGACATGTTTGAACCTCACTCATGGAACTTAAAGGAACTTTCTGATGACTGTTTTCAACAGTGGGGTGTGAGACCAAGGCCCTCCTGGATCACTACTATGTATGGAGGCAAAAACATCAGCTCACACGCAAACATTGTTTTCAG CAATGGTGAACTAGACCCCTGGTCAGGAGGTGGAGTAACTAAGGATATCACAGACACTCTGGTTGCAGTCACCATCTCAGAGGGGGCCCACCACTTAGATCTCCGCACCAAGAATGCCTTAGATCCTATGTCTGTGCTGTTAGCCCGCTCCTTGGAAGTTAGACATATGAAGAATTGGATCAGAGATTTCTATGACAGTGCAGGAAAGCAGCACTGA